From Streptomyces asiaticus, one genomic window encodes:
- a CDS encoding alginate lyase family protein, with the protein MGAPPAGRGRIARAIVAASALLAVLAIPAAPSAQGAERVRQSGPVPRTVVLDGPRLSLTKLKLQLGDRNLRRTVRDLTTQADQWMKQGPWTVTDKDQVPPSGDKHDYFSQAPYWWPSQPKTEDNPYGCPYVQKDGQRNPDVDKMTDRPEVGKVFESAYELSLAWYYTGKRAYAEHAADILRTWFVTPATRMNPNLNHAQFIPCKYDGRSIGIIDFSQGFTSLLDAAALLDTGAPGWSDSDHAGFRTWNKQFLDWLVNSDFGKEEGAAENNHGTFYDMQVAAIATAVGDRDRARQVLRDARTKRIDTQIAADGTQPQELKRTRSFHYSTFNLVAYTRMAAIGKHVGVDLWHYTGPRGGNLFKAVDVLLPAATGAASWPYPELDFRAYAASDIVHAAADAGDRKARAALPKLQTPPGGDLWALRPAVEQLDSIAQG; encoded by the coding sequence ATGGGTGCACCTCCAGCGGGACGCGGGCGGATCGCCCGGGCGATCGTCGCCGCCTCCGCCCTCCTGGCCGTCCTGGCGATCCCCGCCGCCCCCTCCGCGCAGGGCGCCGAACGCGTCCGGCAGTCCGGCCCGGTACCCCGTACGGTGGTGCTCGACGGGCCCCGACTGTCCCTCACCAAGCTGAAACTCCAGCTCGGAGACCGGAATCTGCGGCGGACCGTACGCGATCTGACCACCCAGGCCGACCAGTGGATGAAGCAGGGCCCCTGGACGGTCACCGACAAGGACCAGGTGCCGCCCAGCGGCGACAAACACGACTACTTCAGCCAGGCCCCCTACTGGTGGCCCAGCCAACCCAAGACCGAGGACAATCCGTACGGCTGCCCCTACGTTCAGAAGGATGGCCAACGGAACCCCGACGTGGACAAGATGACGGACCGTCCCGAGGTCGGGAAGGTCTTCGAGTCCGCCTACGAGCTCTCGCTTGCCTGGTACTACACCGGTAAGCGGGCCTACGCCGAACATGCCGCGGACATCCTGCGCACCTGGTTCGTCACCCCGGCGACCCGGATGAACCCGAACCTGAACCACGCGCAGTTCATCCCCTGCAAGTACGACGGCCGCTCGATCGGGATCATCGACTTCTCCCAGGGCTTCACCAGCCTCCTCGACGCCGCCGCGCTCCTCGACACCGGCGCCCCCGGCTGGTCCGACAGCGACCACGCGGGCTTCCGCACCTGGAACAAGCAGTTCCTGGACTGGCTGGTGAACAGCGACTTCGGCAAGGAGGAGGGCGCCGCCGAGAACAACCACGGCACCTTCTACGACATGCAGGTCGCCGCCATCGCCACCGCCGTGGGCGACCGGGACCGCGCCCGCCAGGTGCTCCGCGACGCCCGCACCAAGCGCATCGACACGCAGATCGCGGCCGACGGCACGCAGCCGCAGGAGCTGAAGCGCACCCGGAGCTTCCACTACTCGACCTTCAACCTGGTCGCGTACACCCGGATGGCCGCCATCGGGAAGCACGTCGGGGTGGACCTGTGGCACTACACCGGGCCCCGCGGCGGGAACCTCTTCAAGGCGGTGGACGTCCTGCTCCCGGCGGCCACGGGCGCCGCGTCCTGGCCGTACCCGGAGCTCGACTTCCGCGCCTACGCGGCGAGCGACATCGTCCATGCGGCGGCCGACGCGGGTGACCGCAAGGCCCGTGCGGCCCTGCCCAAGCTCCAGACCCCGCCCGGGGGCGACCTGTGGGCCCTGCGGCCGGCGGTGGAACAACTGGACAGCATCGCCCAGGGCTAA
- a CDS encoding MFS transporter: MGRLKGSGASEMRTVRRARIAVAAVFAVHGGVTGNFATRIPWIQERLDLSAGQLGLALAFPAIGASVAMPLAGRISHRFGDRAALRGLLALWTVWLVMPPLAPGLVWLCGALLIFGATAGMADVAMNALGVEIENRLGRSIMSGLHGMWSVGALTGSAAGTIAAHAEADARLHLAIAAGVLTVLGAVACHWVLDLRSAPEEHPPPRFALPPRSALIIGAVGFCAVFAEGASLDWSAVYLRDVLNTSPGVAAACTTAFSCTMAGARLVGDAVVGRFGPVRTVRTGGVLATAGGLLVVTASGPALAIAGFGLIGLGIAVVVPLAFAAAGRGGPAPSQAIAGVATITYTSGLIAPAAMGSIADLTSLTISFCLVTTLALGLVAGAGVLRTPAGTDATGSAPHPDPSTSRATLS; the protein is encoded by the coding sequence ATGGGCAGGCTCAAGGGGTCCGGGGCGTCCGAGATGCGCACGGTACGGCGGGCGCGGATCGCCGTGGCGGCGGTGTTCGCCGTGCACGGCGGGGTGACCGGCAACTTCGCCACCCGTATCCCCTGGATCCAGGAGCGGCTGGACCTGAGCGCCGGTCAGCTCGGCCTCGCGCTCGCCTTCCCCGCCATCGGGGCCTCGGTCGCGATGCCCCTGGCCGGGCGGATCAGCCATCGCTTCGGTGACCGCGCGGCGCTGCGCGGACTGCTCGCCCTGTGGACCGTCTGGCTGGTGATGCCCCCGCTCGCCCCCGGGCTGGTCTGGCTCTGCGGTGCGCTGCTCATCTTCGGCGCGACCGCCGGGATGGCCGACGTCGCGATGAACGCCCTCGGTGTGGAGATCGAGAACCGCCTCGGCCGCTCGATCATGTCCGGGCTGCACGGCATGTGGAGCGTCGGCGCGCTCACCGGCTCGGCGGCGGGCACGATCGCCGCGCACGCCGAGGCCGACGCCCGGCTCCATCTCGCCATCGCCGCCGGGGTCCTCACGGTGCTCGGCGCGGTGGCCTGCCACTGGGTCCTGGATCTGCGCAGCGCCCCCGAGGAGCATCCGCCGCCCCGCTTCGCCCTGCCGCCCCGCTCCGCCCTGATCATCGGCGCGGTGGGATTCTGCGCGGTCTTCGCGGAGGGGGCGAGCCTGGACTGGTCGGCGGTCTATCTGCGCGACGTCCTGAACACCTCCCCCGGCGTCGCCGCCGCCTGCACCACCGCCTTCTCCTGCACGATGGCCGGTGCCCGGCTCGTCGGGGACGCGGTGGTGGGCCGCTTCGGGCCGGTGCGGACCGTACGGACGGGCGGCGTCCTCGCCACCGCCGGGGGCCTCCTCGTGGTCACCGCCTCCGGGCCCGCCCTCGCCATCGCCGGATTCGGCCTGATCGGCCTGGGCATCGCGGTCGTGGTGCCGCTGGCCTTCGCCGCCGCCGGGCGCGGCGGCCCGGCCCCGAGCCAGGCCATCGCGGGTGTCGCCACGATCACCTACACCTCGGGGCTGATCGCTCCGGCGGCGATGGGCTCGATCGCGGATCTGACCTCGCTGACGATCTCGTTCTGCCTGGTCACGACGTTGGCGCTGGGGCTGGTGGCGGGGGCCGGGGTGCTGCGGACCCCGGCGGGGACGGACGCCACGGGCTCGGCCCCGCACCCCGACCCGTCGACGTCCCGGGCCACGCTCTCCTGA
- a CDS encoding NAD-dependent epimerase/dehydratase family protein, producing the protein MPLILVTGATGHVGRRFTKRLLERRAAGTEVRVLVRDEERGAPFAAQGASLMVGDLREEKDLRRAMEGAHAVVNIAAAFRGVPDEEAWAVNRDAAVALGRAAVEAGTSRFLQVSTNLVYGASRGRPLTEDDESRPGGLLWGAYPASKAEAERELLALHHEHGLDLRIGSLAFVYGDGDPHLANVLPHAAEWAGSQRLAMVHHADATQALLRLLRAPGGTAGGSVSGRKYNIVDDAPATTVELFQINGVPLPEGMTERTDEDPWFGITSNLRLRDELGWRPLYPSMWTARDAGVL; encoded by the coding sequence ATGCCCTTGATTCTGGTGACGGGTGCGACCGGTCACGTGGGACGGCGGTTCACCAAGCGGCTGCTGGAGCGGCGCGCGGCCGGTACCGAGGTACGGGTGCTGGTGCGCGACGAGGAGCGCGGCGCCCCCTTCGCGGCCCAGGGCGCGAGCCTCATGGTCGGCGATCTGCGCGAGGAGAAGGATCTGCGGCGGGCCATGGAGGGGGCGCACGCGGTGGTCAACATCGCGGCGGCCTTCCGCGGGGTGCCGGACGAGGAGGCGTGGGCGGTCAACCGGGACGCGGCGGTGGCGCTCGGGCGGGCCGCGGTCGAGGCCGGAACGAGCCGGTTCCTCCAGGTCAGCACCAATCTGGTGTACGGCGCCTCGCGCGGGCGGCCGCTGACGGAGGACGACGAGAGCAGGCCCGGCGGTCTGCTGTGGGGCGCGTACCCCGCCTCCAAGGCCGAGGCGGAGCGGGAGCTGCTGGCGCTGCACCACGAGCACGGCCTCGATCTGCGGATCGGCAGCCTGGCCTTCGTCTACGGGGACGGCGATCCGCATCTGGCGAACGTCCTGCCGCACGCGGCGGAATGGGCCGGGAGCCAGCGGCTCGCCATGGTCCACCACGCGGACGCGACGCAGGCGCTGCTGCGGCTGCTGCGCGCCCCGGGCGGCACGGCCGGCGGCTCGGTGTCGGGCCGCAAGTACAACATCGTGGACGACGCCCCGGCGACCACGGTCGAGCTCTTCCAGATCAACGGGGTGCCGCTGCCCGAGGGCATGACCGAGCGGACCGACGAGGACCCCTGGTTCGGGATCACCTCCAACCTCCGGCTGCGCGACGAGCTGGGCTGGCGGCCGCTGTATCCGTCGATGTGGACGGCGCGCGACGCGGGTGTGCTGTGA
- a CDS encoding isocitrate lyase/PEP mutase family protein gives MTDTSDGPAPDRHTPFRRLHDGDRPLLLPNAWDHASAAALVRRGFPAIGTTSLGVAAAAGLPDATGAARDGTLALARGIARLPALVTVDIEGGFGDRPEEVAAVAAELDRAGVVGVNIEDGRPDGTLAPLARQCAVIEAVKERVPRLFVNARTDTHWLAAIGGGTPPSPATTAERIEAYVRAGADGIFVPALIDEQNIGALAADLGETPLNILLTPGRHTYERLAELGVRRISCGSLLFRAALDHAVELAWSIAHPDAPGHADQAAGLPGYTEAQSLADDFTGADPT, from the coding sequence ATGACCGATACGAGCGACGGCCCGGCCCCCGACCGCCACACCCCCTTCCGCCGGCTCCACGACGGCGACCGGCCCCTGCTGCTGCCCAACGCGTGGGACCACGCCTCCGCCGCCGCCCTCGTCCGCCGCGGCTTCCCCGCCATCGGCACCACCAGCCTCGGCGTGGCCGCGGCGGCCGGGCTGCCGGACGCGACCGGCGCCGCCCGCGACGGCACCCTCGCCCTCGCCCGGGGCATCGCCCGGCTCCCCGCGCTGGTGACCGTCGACATCGAGGGCGGGTTCGGCGACCGGCCCGAGGAGGTCGCGGCGGTCGCGGCGGAGCTGGACCGGGCCGGGGTGGTCGGCGTGAACATCGAGGACGGACGCCCCGACGGCACCCTCGCGCCGCTGGCCCGGCAATGCGCGGTGATCGAGGCCGTCAAGGAGCGGGTGCCCCGGCTGTTCGTGAACGCCCGGACCGACACCCACTGGCTCGCCGCGATCGGTGGCGGCACCCCGCCCTCGCCGGCCACCACCGCCGAGCGCATCGAGGCGTATGTGCGGGCGGGCGCGGACGGGATCTTCGTGCCCGCGCTCATCGATGAGCAGAACATCGGCGCACTGGCCGCCGACCTCGGCGAGACCCCGCTGAACATCCTCCTTACGCCCGGCCGCCACACCTATGAGCGGCTGGCGGAGCTCGGGGTGCGGCGGATCAGCTGCGGTTCGCTGCTCTTCCGGGCCGCCCTGGACCATGCCGTCGAGCTGGCCTGGTCGATCGCCCACCCGGACGCCCCCGGCCATGCCGATCAAGCTGCCGGCCTGCCCGGCTACACCGAGGCGCAGTCACTGGCCGACGACTTCACGGGAGCCGATCCCACATAG
- a CDS encoding ROK family transcriptional regulator: MTSTSVSVAGRTASPSTARAINDRLALHLLKDKGPLTAGELKSLTGLSRPTIADLVERLRQTGLVAVVGESGAERRGPNARVYGIVADSAHVAGVDVRTDGVAVCVADLLGRTVAEESLPVAPDVDPAHTVAAVVALVERAAQRAGAARLHHIGIGMPGLIDPATGELNSPGGLPSWHRELAIALHGGLAAPVLLENEVNLAAVAEQRLGAVRDRDTFVLLWLGHGIGAAVVLDRVLRRGASGGTGEIGFLPVPGTAGLPSATGCDGGFHSLVGSAAVCELARQHGLETAAGGSRGDGRTEGSGAAEAVIRVALEAGERGETFLDALAARIALGVAAICAVLDPGCAVLGGEVGRAGGEGLARRVEEHVGRLSPLRTRVRAGVVGGGGVLRGAVLTALDATQNELFGAP; the protein is encoded by the coding sequence ATGACCTCGACGAGCGTGTCCGTGGCGGGCCGCACCGCCTCTCCGAGTACGGCGCGGGCCATCAACGACCGCCTCGCCCTCCATCTGCTCAAGGACAAGGGGCCGTTGACCGCGGGGGAGCTCAAGTCGCTGACCGGGCTGTCCCGTCCCACCATCGCGGACCTGGTCGAGCGGCTGCGGCAGACCGGTCTGGTGGCGGTCGTGGGGGAGTCGGGGGCGGAGCGCCGGGGGCCCAACGCCCGGGTGTACGGGATCGTCGCCGACAGCGCGCATGTGGCCGGGGTCGACGTCCGTACGGACGGCGTCGCCGTGTGCGTGGCCGATCTGCTGGGCCGGACCGTGGCCGAGGAGTCGCTTCCGGTGGCCCCGGACGTGGATCCGGCGCACACCGTGGCGGCCGTGGTGGCTCTGGTGGAGCGAGCCGCCCAGCGGGCCGGGGCGGCGCGGCTGCACCACATCGGGATCGGGATGCCCGGCCTCATCGACCCCGCCACCGGGGAGCTCAACTCGCCGGGCGGGCTGCCCTCCTGGCACCGTGAGCTGGCCATCGCGCTGCACGGCGGCCTCGCGGCACCGGTGCTGCTGGAGAACGAGGTCAATCTCGCGGCCGTCGCCGAACAGCGGCTGGGCGCGGTGCGCGACCGCGACACCTTCGTACTGCTGTGGCTCGGCCACGGCATCGGCGCGGCCGTGGTGCTCGACCGGGTGCTGCGGCGCGGTGCGTCCGGCGGCACCGGGGAGATCGGCTTTCTGCCGGTCCCGGGCACCGCGGGGCTGCCCTCCGCCACCGGCTGCGACGGCGGGTTCCACTCCCTGGTGGGCAGTGCCGCGGTCTGTGAACTCGCCCGGCAGCACGGCCTGGAGACCGCGGCGGGCGGCTCCCGTGGGGACGGGAGGACGGAGGGTTCCGGCGCGGCGGAGGCGGTGATCCGCGTGGCCCTGGAGGCGGGGGAGCGGGGCGAGACGTTCCTGGACGCGCTGGCGGCCCGGATCGCGCTGGGTGTCGCCGCGATCTGCGCGGTGCTCGACCCGGGGTGCGCGGTGCTCGGCGGCGAGGTCGGCCGGGCCGGGGGCGAGGGGCTCGCCCGGCGGGTGGAGGAGCATGTGGGCCGGCTGTCGCCGCTGCGGACGCGGGTGCGCGCGGGGGTGGTGGGCGGCGGCGGGGTGTTGCGGGGTGCCGTGCTGACGGCGTTGGACGCGACGCAGAACGAGCTGTTCGGCGCTCCGTAG
- a CDS encoding DUF5995 family protein, with translation MTMPTPARLAPRTVRSVVARMSALGAALPPGDGVAVFNGVYLSVTEEVGRRLADGYFHDPSATEELDVRFAERYLAAVDAVTTGGRPPACWRPLFQLRCHPGVRPVQFALAGINAHIGHDLALALLDTCRARDLEPEALEGDFDRIGALLTGMEERIREELMPGPDLLDVADPLTHLVGSWSLEKARDAAWAAFRALWGLRAVPELAEEFAERVDATVGLVGRFLLTPLPSAC, from the coding sequence ATGACGATGCCCACGCCCGCGCGGCTCGCACCGCGCACCGTGAGAAGCGTCGTGGCGCGCATGAGCGCGCTCGGCGCGGCGCTGCCGCCGGGGGACGGGGTGGCGGTCTTCAACGGGGTGTATCTGTCGGTCACCGAGGAGGTCGGCCGGCGGCTCGCGGACGGGTACTTCCACGACCCGTCCGCCACCGAGGAGCTGGATGTGCGGTTCGCCGAGCGCTATCTGGCGGCGGTCGACGCGGTGACCACCGGCGGGCGGCCGCCCGCCTGCTGGCGGCCGCTGTTCCAGCTGCGGTGCCATCCCGGGGTCCGCCCGGTGCAGTTCGCGCTCGCCGGGATCAATGCCCATATCGGCCATGACCTGGCGCTCGCGCTGCTGGACACCTGCCGGGCCCGGGACCTCGAACCGGAGGCCCTGGAGGGCGACTTCGACCGGATCGGCGCCCTGCTCACGGGGATGGAGGAGCGGATCCGGGAGGAGCTGATGCCCGGCCCCGACCTGCTGGACGTGGCCGATCCGCTCACCCATCTCGTGGGCTCCTGGAGCCTGGAGAAGGCGCGGGACGCCGCATGGGCGGCGTTCCGCGCGCTGTGGGGGCTGCGCGCGGTGCCGGAGCTGGCCGAGGAGTTCGCGGAGCGCGTCGACGCCACCGTGGGTCTGGTCGGGCGCTTTCTGCTCACCCCTCTGCCGTCCGCGTGCTGA
- a CDS encoding uracil-xanthine permease family protein, which translates to MGLGVGWTLHGDGRTPAPGAVVKPDERLSWPRTVGLGAQHVVAMFGASFVAPVLMGLDPNLAIMMSGVATVLFLLATRGRIPSYLGCSLSFVGVAAAIRAQGGGSAAVTGAILVVGGVLLLSGLAVRTFGARIIHAAMPPVVTGAVVMLIGFNLAPVTAGTYWPADQWTALLTMLLTGAAVVCLRGFWSRVAIFLGLVFGYAVSWALDRVFGKIHSIDGSGRVTDHWRLDLSGVSKADWIGLPSLHGPTFHWSAVLVALPVVIALIAENAGHVKAVGEMIGDPLDDQLGTAIAADGAATMISTSVGGPANTTYSENIGVMAATRVYSTAAYWAAAGFALLFGLCPKFGAVVAAVPGGVLGGITVILYGMIGLLGAQIWVHNKVDLRNPVNLVPVAAGVIIGVGGVSLKIGNNFELSGIALGTIVVLLGYHVLRALAPAHLKRQEPLLDAGTSEYDDERSA; encoded by the coding sequence ATGGGCCTCGGCGTGGGCTGGACCCTGCACGGCGATGGGCGCACCCCCGCCCCCGGTGCCGTCGTCAAGCCGGATGAGCGGCTGTCGTGGCCGAGAACGGTGGGGCTCGGCGCGCAGCACGTCGTGGCCATGTTCGGGGCCAGCTTCGTCGCCCCGGTGCTGATGGGGCTCGACCCCAACCTCGCGATCATGATGTCCGGGGTCGCGACCGTCCTCTTCCTGCTCGCGACCCGCGGCCGGATCCCCAGCTATCTGGGGTGCAGCCTGTCCTTCGTCGGCGTGGCCGCCGCGATCAGGGCGCAGGGCGGCGGCAGCGCGGCCGTCACCGGGGCGATCCTGGTGGTCGGCGGTGTGCTGCTGCTGAGCGGTCTGGCGGTACGGACGTTCGGCGCCCGGATCATCCACGCGGCGATGCCGCCGGTGGTGACCGGTGCGGTGGTCATGCTGATCGGGTTCAATCTGGCCCCGGTGACCGCCGGTACGTACTGGCCCGCCGATCAGTGGACCGCGCTGCTGACGATGCTGCTCACCGGGGCGGCGGTGGTCTGTCTGCGGGGCTTCTGGTCGCGTGTCGCGATCTTCCTGGGGCTGGTCTTCGGCTATGCGGTCTCCTGGGCCCTCGACCGCGTCTTCGGCAAGATCCACTCCATCGACGGCAGCGGACGGGTCACCGACCACTGGCGGCTGGATCTCTCCGGGGTGTCCAAGGCGGACTGGATCGGTCTGCCGTCCCTGCACGGGCCCACCTTCCACTGGTCGGCGGTGCTGGTGGCGCTGCCGGTGGTGATCGCGCTGATCGCCGAGAACGCCGGGCATGTGAAGGCGGTCGGCGAGATGATAGGCGATCCGCTCGACGACCAGCTGGGCACGGCGATCGCCGCGGACGGCGCGGCGACCATGATCTCCACCTCGGTCGGCGGCCCGGCCAATACGACGTACTCCGAGAACATCGGGGTCATGGCGGCCACCCGGGTGTACTCCACCGCCGCGTACTGGGCGGCCGCGGGCTTCGCGCTGCTCTTCGGGCTGTGCCCGAAGTTCGGCGCGGTGGTGGCGGCGGTGCCGGGCGGGGTGCTGGGCGGGATCACCGTCATCCTCTACGGCATGATCGGGCTGCTCGGCGCGCAGATCTGGGTGCACAACAAGGTGGACCTGCGCAACCCGGTCAATCTGGTGCCGGTCGCGGCGGGTGTCATCATCGGCGTCGGCGGCGTCAGCCTGAAGATCGGCAACAACTTCGAGCTGAGCGGGATCGCGCTCGGCACGATCGTGGTGCTGCTCGGCTACCACGTGCTGCGTGCCCTGGCCCCGGCACACCTGAAGCGGCAGGAGCCTCTGCTGGACGCGGGCACCAGCGAATACGACGACGAGCGGTCGGCGTAG
- a CDS encoding flavin monoamine oxidase family protein, with the protein MTSTVPTAVHDEQEAQALEALPPITMFGPDFPYAYDDYLAHPAGLGQIPATEHGAEVAVVGGGLSGVVAAYELMKMGLRPVVYEADRIGGRLRTVGFDGCDDALTAEMGAMRFPPSSTALQHYIDLVDLKTQPFPNPLAPETPSTVVDLKGESHYARTIDDLPPVYREVADAWNACLEEGADFSDMNRAIRERDVPRIREIWARLVEKLDNQTFYGFLCDSSAFTSFRHREIFGQVGFGTGGWDTDFPNSILEILRVVYTEADDHHRGIVGGSQQLPLRLWEREPEKIVHWPQGTSLASLHEGAPRPAVTRLHRAAGDRVVVTDASGDIRSYRAVVFTAQSWMLLSQIDCDDSLFPIDHWTAIERTHYMESSKLFVPVDRPFWLDKDEVTGRDTMSMTLTDRMTRGTYLLDNGPDRPAVICLSYTWCDDSLKWLPLSANERMEVMLKSLSEIYPNVDIRKHIIGSPVTVSWENEPYFMGAFKANLPGHYRYQRRLFTHFMQDRLPADKRGVFLAGDDISWTAGWAEGAIQTALNAVWGVMHQFGGSTDPKNPGPGDLYDEIAPVELPED; encoded by the coding sequence ATGACGTCCACGGTGCCCACCGCCGTCCATGACGAGCAGGAGGCGCAGGCGCTCGAGGCCCTGCCGCCCATCACCATGTTCGGCCCGGACTTCCCCTACGCCTACGACGACTACCTCGCCCACCCCGCGGGCCTGGGCCAGATACCGGCGACCGAGCACGGCGCCGAGGTCGCGGTCGTCGGCGGCGGTCTCTCCGGTGTCGTCGCCGCGTACGAGCTGATGAAGATGGGCCTGCGGCCCGTGGTCTACGAGGCCGACCGGATCGGCGGACGGCTGCGCACCGTCGGCTTCGACGGCTGTGACGACGCGCTGACCGCCGAGATGGGCGCGATGCGCTTCCCGCCGTCCTCCACCGCCCTCCAGCACTACATCGACCTGGTGGACCTGAAGACCCAGCCGTTCCCCAACCCGCTGGCCCCCGAGACCCCCTCGACCGTCGTCGACCTCAAGGGCGAGTCCCACTACGCCCGTACCATCGACGATCTGCCGCCGGTCTACCGCGAGGTGGCCGACGCCTGGAACGCCTGTCTGGAGGAGGGCGCGGACTTCTCCGACATGAACCGCGCGATCCGCGAGCGGGACGTGCCCCGGATCCGGGAGATCTGGGCGCGGCTGGTCGAGAAGCTCGACAACCAGACCTTCTACGGCTTCCTCTGCGACTCCTCGGCCTTCACCTCCTTCCGCCACCGGGAGATCTTCGGCCAGGTCGGCTTCGGCACCGGCGGCTGGGACACCGACTTCCCCAACTCCATCCTGGAGATCCTGCGGGTCGTCTACACCGAGGCCGACGACCACCACCGCGGCATCGTCGGCGGCAGCCAGCAGCTGCCGCTGCGGCTGTGGGAGCGCGAGCCCGAGAAGATCGTCCACTGGCCCCAGGGCACCTCGCTGGCCTCGCTGCACGAGGGTGCGCCCCGCCCGGCCGTGACCCGGTTGCACCGGGCCGCGGGCGACCGCGTCGTGGTGACGGACGCGAGCGGTGACATCCGCTCGTACCGGGCGGTGGTCTTCACCGCGCAGTCCTGGATGCTGCTCTCCCAGATCGACTGCGATGACTCGCTCTTCCCGATCGACCACTGGACGGCGATCGAGCGCACCCACTACATGGAGTCCAGCAAGCTCTTCGTGCCGGTGGACCGGCCGTTCTGGCTGGACAAGGACGAGGTCACCGGGCGGGACACGATGAGCATGACGCTCACCGACCGGATGACCCGCGGCACCTATCTGCTGGACAACGGCCCGGACCGGCCCGCCGTCATCTGCCTCTCCTACACCTGGTGCGACGACAGCCTGAAGTGGCTGCCGCTGTCGGCGAACGAGCGGATGGAGGTCATGCTCAAGTCGCTCTCGGAGATCTATCCGAATGTCGACATCCGCAAGCACATCATCGGCAGCCCGGTCACCGTGTCCTGGGAGAACGAGCCGTACTTCATGGGCGCGTTCAAGGCCAATCTGCCCGGCCACTACCGCTACCAGCGCCGGCTGTTCACCCACTTCATGCAGGACCGGCTGCCCGCCGACAAGCGTGGCGTCTTCCTCGCGGGCGACGACATCTCCTGGACGGCGGGCTGGGCCGAGGGCGCCATCCAGACCGCGCTCAACGCGGTGTGGGGCGTCATGCACCAGTTCGGCGGCTCCACCGACCCGAAGAACCCCGGGCCGGGCGACCTGTACGACGAGATCGCACCCGTCGAGCTCCCCGAGGACTGA
- a CDS encoding helix-turn-helix transcriptional regulator, with translation MHRTELADFLRRCRARLGPAEVGLTPGPRRRTPGLRREEVAQLAGMSPDYYTRLEQARGPRPSRQMLTALARALRLTDDERDHLFHLVGEEPPRDRRTSEHVRPGLLRVLDRLYDTPAQVITDWGEVLAQNAMAAALVGDIMGRPPGDRNIVRSFFTRRDAASGTPGIFPSEELEEHARLHVATLRAVFAARPDDPGPAGLVAELLSVSAEFAALWEAHEVAVRHSTVKRFTHPVVGTMELDCEVLLSSEHAQRLIVHTARPGSESAERLELLRVVGLQDLTPRG, from the coding sequence GTGCATCGAACGGAACTCGCCGACTTCCTGCGCCGCTGCCGCGCCCGCCTGGGCCCCGCCGAGGTGGGGCTGACACCCGGCCCCCGACGCCGTACGCCCGGGCTGCGCCGGGAGGAGGTGGCCCAGCTCGCGGGCATGTCCCCGGACTACTACACCCGGCTGGAGCAGGCCCGCGGCCCGCGTCCGTCCCGCCAGATGCTGACCGCGCTGGCCCGGGCGCTGCGGCTCACCGACGACGAGCGGGACCACCTCTTCCATCTGGTGGGGGAGGAGCCGCCGCGCGACCGCAGGACCTCGGAGCATGTGCGGCCCGGTCTGCTCAGGGTGCTGGACCGGCTGTACGACACCCCGGCCCAGGTGATCACCGACTGGGGCGAGGTGCTGGCGCAGAACGCGATGGCGGCGGCGCTGGTCGGCGACATCATGGGGCGGCCGCCCGGCGACCGCAATATCGTCCGGTCCTTCTTCACCCGGCGCGACGCCGCCTCCGGCACCCCCGGGATCTTCCCGAGCGAGGAGCTCGAGGAGCACGCCCGGCTGCATGTGGCCACCCTCCGGGCCGTGTTCGCCGCCCGCCCCGACGACCCCGGCCCGGCGGGGCTCGTGGCCGAACTGCTGTCGGTGAGCGCGGAGTTCGCGGCGCTGTGGGAGGCCCATGAGGTGGCCGTACGGCACTCCACGGTCAAGCGGTTCACCCACCCGGTGGTGGGGACGATGGAGCTGGACTGCGAGGTCCTGCTGAGCTCGGAACACGCCCAGCGGCTGATCGTCCACACCGCCCGCCCCGGCAGCGAGTCCGCCGAGCGGCTGGAGCTGCTGCGGGTGGTGGGCCTCCAGGACCTCACCCCGCGAGGATGA